From the genome of Sulfitobacter sp. DSM 110093, one region includes:
- the gatA gene encoding Asp-tRNA(Asn)/Glu-tRNA(Gln) amidotransferase subunit GatA, with protein sequence MTDLNKLSLAEARDALRKGETTSKDLTEACLKAIDGAGALNAFVHRTPEIALEQAAEADARIKQGDAPAMCGLPIGIKDLFCTKGVPSQAGSRILEGFLPEYESTVSQKLKDSGAVMLGKLNMDEFAMGSSNETSVYGNAVNPWRRQGDTADLTPGGSSGGSAAAVAADLCLAATGTDTGGSIRQPAAFTGTVGIKPTYGRCSRWGIVAFASSLDQAGPMTKTVRDAAIMLEAMCGHDAKDSTSADLAVPDFEAALTGDIRGKKIGIPREYRMDGMPAEIDKLWQDGIAMMKDAGAEIVDISLPHTKYALPAYYVIAPAEASSNLARYDGVRFGHRAKLDHGDGITEMYEKTRAEGFGHEVQRRVMVGTYVLSAGFYDAYYNRARKVRTLIKKDFEDVFAQGIDSILTPATPSAAFGLGEMKDADPVAMYLNDVFTVTVNLAGLPGVALPTGQSATGLPLGLQLIGRPWEEAELLSSAYALEKAAGFVAKPEKWW encoded by the coding sequence ATGACCGATCTGAACAAACTGAGCCTTGCCGAAGCCCGCGACGCCCTGCGCAAGGGTGAGACCACCTCGAAAGACCTGACCGAGGCCTGCCTCAAGGCCATCGACGGCGCAGGCGCGCTGAACGCCTTCGTGCACCGCACCCCCGAGATCGCGCTGGAACAGGCCGCCGAGGCTGACGCGCGCATCAAGCAGGGTGACGCCCCCGCCATGTGCGGCCTGCCGATCGGCATCAAGGATCTTTTCTGCACCAAGGGCGTGCCCAGCCAAGCGGGCAGCCGCATCCTTGAAGGCTTCCTGCCCGAGTATGAGAGCACCGTCAGCCAAAAGCTGAAAGACAGCGGCGCGGTGATGCTGGGCAAGCTCAACATGGACGAATTCGCCATGGGCTCGTCGAACGAGACCTCTGTCTATGGCAATGCAGTGAACCCGTGGCGCCGTCAGGGCGACACCGCCGACCTGACACCGGGCGGTTCCTCGGGTGGTTCCGCCGCTGCCGTGGCCGCTGACCTCTGCCTCGCCGCCACCGGCACCGACACCGGCGGCTCAATCCGCCAGCCTGCGGCCTTCACCGGCACCGTGGGCATCAAGCCGACCTATGGCCGCTGCTCGCGTTGGGGCATCGTCGCCTTCGCCTCAAGCCTCGACCAAGCCGGGCCGATGACCAAGACGGTGCGCGACGCCGCGATTATGTTGGAAGCCATGTGCGGCCATGACGCCAAAGACAGCACCAGCGCCGATCTGGCGGTGCCGGACTTTGAAGCCGCGCTGACCGGCGACATCCGTGGCAAGAAGATCGGCATCCCGCGCGAATACCGCATGGACGGCATGCCCGCCGAGATCGACAAGCTCTGGCAAGACGGCATTGCCATGATGAAGGACGCGGGCGCCGAGATCGTCGATATCTCGCTGCCGCACACGAAATACGCCCTGCCCGCCTATTACGTCATCGCCCCCGCCGAGGCGTCCTCGAACCTCGCGCGCTATGACGGTGTGCGCTTTGGCCACCGTGCCAAGCTCGACCACGGCGACGGCATCACCGAGATGTATGAGAAAACCCGCGCCGAGGGCTTCGGCCACGAAGTCCAGCGCCGTGTGATGGTCGGTACCTATGTGCTGTCGGCGGGTTTCTATGACGCCTATTACAACCGCGCCCGCAAGGTCCGCACCCTGATCAAGAAAGACTTCGAAGACGTCTTCGCCCAAGGCATCGACAGCATCCTGACCCCGGCGACCCCCTCGGCCGCCTTCGGTCTGGGCGAAATGAAGGACGCCGATCCGGTCGCGATGTATCTCAACGACGTCTTCACCGTGACGGTGAACCTTGCCGGTCTGCCCGGTGTCGCGCTGCCGACGGGGCAAAGCGCCACAGGCTTGCCGTTGGGTCTGCAACTGATTGGGCGGCCGTGGGAAGAGGCCGAGTTGCTATCCTCCGCCTATGCGCTGGAGAAGGCAGCCGGTTTTGTGGCCAAGCCTGAAAAATGGTGGTAA
- the gatC gene encoding Asp-tRNA(Asn)/Glu-tRNA(Gln) amidotransferase subunit GatC: MSIDENTAARVAKLARIKVEPDALPALAEEFNNILGFIEQLSEVDVDGVEPMTSVTPQRLKRREDVVTDGDQQDRVLANAPDAREGFFAVPKVVE; encoded by the coding sequence ATGTCGATCGACGAAAACACCGCCGCACGGGTGGCGAAACTGGCACGGATCAAAGTTGAACCCGACGCGCTTCCGGCGCTTGCGGAAGAGTTCAACAACATCCTCGGCTTTATCGAACAGCTGAGCGAGGTGGATGTCGACGGCGTCGAGCCGATGACCTCAGTCACGCCACAGCGCCTGAAACGGCGCGAGGATGTGGTCACCGATGGCGACCAGCAAGACCGCGTGCTGGCCAATGCCCCCGATGCCCGTGAAGGGTTCTTTGCCGTGCCGAAGGTGGTGGAATAA